The following is a genomic window from Calliphora vicina chromosome 5, idCalVici1.1, whole genome shotgun sequence.
tggagatgctttgtggaagccaaatgctcccaagaggggtaATGGTATAATATTGAAGGAATTGCTCTCAAATGGCACTTTCTTGGCAGAGGAAATCACGTATAGAGATTAGATCCTTTCCATGGTATCTTAAATTGCAAAGAATACAGTTGATGAATAACTTAATACTCAATAAgtggtttaaaatataataaatattgctCCGGCAGGTGAAGTTTTTGCTGATGTTATTGCATTGTTATTTCAACGAATTATGTTTGGGTTGATTGAAGATTTGTAATTTTCAATTTCCATGGCAACTGGTAACCCTTAGctacaattatttataaatatttccttTTCCTACTTTGATATTAAAGtcgattttcaaatttatttattcattttactTCAATCtgttcaaacaaaaatataatcagacaatttaattttgcaaaaatctaTTAGAATCACTAAAAAAAACATGGTTATCTTACAAGTCAAACGGGGAGATGAAAATCTTTTTCTATACGAGACAAGTGTTAATGAAAATACCACCAACATTATCAAAGATATAACGGCCATCTATAATGGTCGTTTGAAAATCGAACGGATTTGCATGGAAATGGAGGAGTTGGCTTCGCATGGCACTCTCTTGCCACCGGAAATCATGGGTCTTACCGATGAACAGGTAGAGGAACTGAAATTAAAAGATGTATGGGGTGAGAAGTGTATACCATCTGGTGGATTTATATTCAACAAAGATCCTATTGGACGTCGCAATGGTAGACAGCCTAAAGAAAACATGCAGCAGGTATTACGAAATGCCATAACAGATGCCAAGGCTTTGATTGATAAAAAATTGGTGGTGGCTAAAAAACCACTCACTCTTAAGATTGTGGCAGAAGCTTTAAATCTTCTTAAGGGCTCCGTTACAATTGTCTATCCTATGCAATTGCCGCCACATGATATAATACGCATGGAATTTAATAACACCGAAGATTTGACGGGTACCCAAGCTTCGAAGGAGGTAATTGAGCCATCTAAGGCTCAACTATGGTTTGCAGGCCGTTTAATAATGTACGATAAAAAGTTGTCGCAATTTATTGGCAACAATGACAAGACCAAAGTTGTGGTTAAATTAAATACTCTGGGAGAGGGTATTCCATCGCGTGAACCTGTTATTACCGAAGACATTCGCAAACGTATGATGGCCGATGCTTATAGGCGTCAGGAGGAGCTGAAGAAATTGGAAATTGATGAGGACGATAATTATTTGAATTCTTCCTGGGCTGATAGTGGCAGTTTTAAGAGACAAGCTCATGGTTTGGATAATGTGCACTTTCGCATGGGTTTATAGATAATAATTTgtagtattttaataataattaaaacaagaaatttgttttaataaactgGAGATTTTATTCTTTTGATTATGAAATTTGAGGGCATATTTTTAGaccttgaaatatttgtttaatctaactcttttaagttttcttcaaaGACTATTTAAGCGAAAAATTA
Proteins encoded in this region:
- the LOC135962238 gene encoding cilia- and flagella-associated protein 298, producing MVILQVKRGDENLFLYETSVNENTTNIIKDITAIYNGRLKIERICMEMEELASHGTLLPPEIMGLTDEQVEELKLKDVWGEKCIPSGGFIFNKDPIGRRNGRQPKENMQQVLRNAITDAKALIDKKLVVAKKPLTLKIVAEALNLLKGSVTIVYPMQLPPHDIIRMEFNNTEDLTGTQASKEVIEPSKAQLWFAGRLIMYDKKLSQFIGNNDKTKVVVKLNTLGEGIPSREPVITEDIRKRMMADAYRRQEELKKLEIDEDDNYLNSSWADSGSFKRQAHGLDNVHFRMGL